A region from the Brassica napus cultivar Da-Ae chromosome C8, Da-Ae, whole genome shotgun sequence genome encodes:
- the LOC106415246 gene encoding casein kinase 1-like protein 6 isoform X2, whose amino-acid sequence MDLRMDNVIGGKFKLGRKIGGGSFGELFLGVSVQTGEEVAVKLEPAKTKHPQLHYESKIYMLLQGGTGIPSLKWFGVQGDYNAMVIDLLGPSLEDLFNYCNRKLTLKAVLMLADQLISRVEYMHSRGFLHRDIKPDNFLMGLGRKANQVYIIDFGLAKKYRDLQTHRHIPYRENKNLTGTARYASVNTHLGVEQSRRDDLESLGYVLMYFLRGSLPWQGLKAGTKKQKYDRISEKKVSTPIEVLCKSYPPEFVSYFQYCRSLRFEDKPDYSYLRRLFRDLFIREGYQFDYVFDWTALKHPQSSSTARSSSHGRHRVSKPGGAARPSAEKPERVSVGKEIRDRFSGAVEAFARRNATGASPHENHTRHRTLDDVPSPMKPALNMVSEKGRNTSRYGSASRRAVASGSRPSSSGDQGESRSSSRVASSGGGGRPSLFQRTQAAAGVSGYESKTASAFNRNRVTASRTARDDALRSFELLSIRK is encoded by the exons ATGGACTTGAGAATGGATAATGTAATCGGCGGCAAGTTTAAGCTTGGTCGTAAGATCGGCGGTGGCTCTTTCGGAGAGCTTTTTCTAG GTGTAAGCGTGCAGACCGGAGAAGAAGTCGCTGTAAAGCTG GAGCCTGCGAAGACTAAGCATCCACAGCTTCATTATGAGTCCAAGATATACATGCTTCTACAAGGGGGAA CTGGCATCCCTAGCCTCAAGTGGTTTGGGGTTCAGGGAGACTACAATGCGATGGTGATTGATCTGCTGGGACCTAGTTTGGAGGATTTGTTCAACTATTGTAATAGGAAACTCACTTTGAAGGCAGTTTTGATGCTTGCGGATCAACTG ATTAGCAGAGTTGAGTATATGCATTCAAGGGGGTTTCTTCACCGGGACATCAAACCAGACAATTTCTTGATGGGACTTGGTCGCAAAGCTAACCAG GTGTATATCATTGATTTTGGACTTGCAAAGAAGTATAGGGATCTCCAAACACATAGACACATCCCCTACAG AGAAAACAAGAATCTTACGGGCACAGCTCGGTATGCTAGCGTCAACACTCACCTTGGAGTTG AGCAAAGTCGGAGAGATGATCTAGAGTCTCTTGGTTACGTGCTCATGTATTTCCTGAGAGGAAG CCTCCCATGGCAGGGTCTAAAAGCTggaacaaagaagcagaagtatgACAGAATTAGCGAGAAGAAAGTTTCAACTCCTATAGAGGTCTTGTGCAAGTCCTATCCACCCGAATTCGTATCATACTTTCAATACTGCAGGTCTTTGCGATTTGAAGACAAACCAGACTACTCCTATCTGAGGAGGCTATTCCGAGACTTGTTTATCCGTGAAG GTTATCAGTTTGACTATGTATTTGACTGGACTGCATTGAAACACCCTCAGAGTAGTTCCACTGCCCGTTCCAGCTCCCACGGAAGG cATCGTGTCAGTAAGCCAGGGGGGGCTGCACGACCGTCTGCTGAAAAGCCTGAAAGGGTTTCAG TTGGTAAGGAGATCCGCGATAGATTCTCAGGTGCGGTTGAAGCATTTGCGAGAAGGAATGCTACGGGAGCTAGTCCACATgaaaaccataccagacatcgAACTCTTGACGATGTCCCTTCACCAATGAAACCTGCTCTg AATATGGTATCTGAAAAAGGAAGAAACACTTCCAGATACGGCAGTGCTTCGAGGAGAGCAGTAGCCTCAGGAAGTAGACCAAGCTCATCAGGTGACCAAGGAGAGAGCCGCAGCTCAAGCCGTGTGGCCTCAAGCGGCGGCGGTGGCAGACCATCACTCTTTCAGAGAACACAAGCTGCAGCTGGTGTGAGCGGATACGAGTCAAAGACAGCCTCTGCCTTTAACCGCAACAGAGTGACTGCTTCAAGGACGGCACGTGATGATGCTCTCAGAAGCTTCGAGCTTCTTTCCATCCGCAAATGA
- the LOC106415246 gene encoding casein kinase 1-like protein 6 isoform X1 codes for MDLRMDNVIGGKFKLGRKIGGGSFGELFLGVSVQTGEEVAVKLEPAKTKHPQLHYESKIYMLLQGGTGIPSLKWFGVQGDYNAMVIDLLGPSLEDLFNYCNRKLTLKAVLMLADQLISRVEYMHSRGFLHRDIKPDNFLMGLGRKANQVYIIDFGLAKKYRDLQTHRHIPYRENKNLTGTARYASVNTHLGVEQSRRDDLESLGYVLMYFLRGSLPWQGLKAGTKKQKYDRISEKKVSTPIEVLCKSYPPEFVSYFQYCRSLRFEDKPDYSYLRRLFRDLFIREGYQFDYVFDWTALKHPQSSSTARSSSHGRHRVSKPGGAARPSAEKPERVSGISFYRVGKEIRDRFSGAVEAFARRNATGASPHENHTRHRTLDDVPSPMKPALNMVSEKGRNTSRYGSASRRAVASGSRPSSSGDQGESRSSSRVASSGGGGRPSLFQRTQAAAGVSGYESKTASAFNRNRVTASRTARDDALRSFELLSIRK; via the exons ATGGACTTGAGAATGGATAATGTAATCGGCGGCAAGTTTAAGCTTGGTCGTAAGATCGGCGGTGGCTCTTTCGGAGAGCTTTTTCTAG GTGTAAGCGTGCAGACCGGAGAAGAAGTCGCTGTAAAGCTG GAGCCTGCGAAGACTAAGCATCCACAGCTTCATTATGAGTCCAAGATATACATGCTTCTACAAGGGGGAA CTGGCATCCCTAGCCTCAAGTGGTTTGGGGTTCAGGGAGACTACAATGCGATGGTGATTGATCTGCTGGGACCTAGTTTGGAGGATTTGTTCAACTATTGTAATAGGAAACTCACTTTGAAGGCAGTTTTGATGCTTGCGGATCAACTG ATTAGCAGAGTTGAGTATATGCATTCAAGGGGGTTTCTTCACCGGGACATCAAACCAGACAATTTCTTGATGGGACTTGGTCGCAAAGCTAACCAG GTGTATATCATTGATTTTGGACTTGCAAAGAAGTATAGGGATCTCCAAACACATAGACACATCCCCTACAG AGAAAACAAGAATCTTACGGGCACAGCTCGGTATGCTAGCGTCAACACTCACCTTGGAGTTG AGCAAAGTCGGAGAGATGATCTAGAGTCTCTTGGTTACGTGCTCATGTATTTCCTGAGAGGAAG CCTCCCATGGCAGGGTCTAAAAGCTggaacaaagaagcagaagtatgACAGAATTAGCGAGAAGAAAGTTTCAACTCCTATAGAGGTCTTGTGCAAGTCCTATCCACCCGAATTCGTATCATACTTTCAATACTGCAGGTCTTTGCGATTTGAAGACAAACCAGACTACTCCTATCTGAGGAGGCTATTCCGAGACTTGTTTATCCGTGAAG GTTATCAGTTTGACTATGTATTTGACTGGACTGCATTGAAACACCCTCAGAGTAGTTCCACTGCCCGTTCCAGCTCCCACGGAAGG cATCGTGTCAGTAAGCCAGGGGGGGCTGCACGACCGTCTGCTGAAAAGCCTGAAAGGGTTTCAGGTATTTCTTTTTACAGAG TTGGTAAGGAGATCCGCGATAGATTCTCAGGTGCGGTTGAAGCATTTGCGAGAAGGAATGCTACGGGAGCTAGTCCACATgaaaaccataccagacatcgAACTCTTGACGATGTCCCTTCACCAATGAAACCTGCTCTg AATATGGTATCTGAAAAAGGAAGAAACACTTCCAGATACGGCAGTGCTTCGAGGAGAGCAGTAGCCTCAGGAAGTAGACCAAGCTCATCAGGTGACCAAGGAGAGAGCCGCAGCTCAAGCCGTGTGGCCTCAAGCGGCGGCGGTGGCAGACCATCACTCTTTCAGAGAACACAAGCTGCAGCTGGTGTGAGCGGATACGAGTCAAAGACAGCCTCTGCCTTTAACCGCAACAGAGTGACTGCTTCAAGGACGGCACGTGATGATGCTCTCAGAAGCTTCGAGCTTCTTTCCATCCGCAAATGA
- the LOC106415247 gene encoding rab GTPase-activating protein 22 isoform X2, producing MIGCRFMWKSEDLQGFFPVRSECQSDVPRTRFKSRVGKTLSRRRWHAAFTKDGHLDMERVLRRIQRGGIHPSIKGEVWEFLLGGYDPDSTFDERTKLRNHRREQYYAWKEECQKMVPLIGSGKFVTMAIVAEDGQPLEESSADNQEWLVKTAVTDKRVLQWMLVLSQIGLDVIRTDRYLCFYESESNQARLWDVLAIYTWLNPDIGYVQGMNDICSPMIILLEDEADAFWCFERAMRRLRENFRTTATSMGVQTQLGMLSQVIKTVDPRLHQHLEDLDGGEYLFAIRMLMVLFRREFSFLDALYLWEMMWAMEYNPNNFSSYEKPENGTKQDPRLLKQYGKFERKYIKSGQNEQHHNTLAVFVVASVLETKNKRLLKEAKGLDDVVQILGGIAGNLDARKACKEALKIHEKFLRKANKQ from the exons ATGATTGGTTGTAGATTTATGTGGAAATCCGAAGATTTGCAAGGTTTCTTTCCAGTTAGATCAGAATGTCAATCAGATGTTCCAAGAACACGATTCAAATCAAGG GTTGGCAAAACTCTAAGTAGAAGAAGATGGCACGCAGCGTTTactaaagatggtcatttggaTATGGAGAGAGTCCTTCGTCGTATACAGCGAGGG GGGATTCATCCATCAATCAAAGGAGAGGTTTGGGAGTTTCTGTTAGGTGGTTACGATCCAGACAGCACGTTTGATGAAAGAACCAAGCTAAGGAACCACAGAAG GGAGCAGTACTATGCTTGGAAAGAAGAATGTCAGAAGATGGTTCCTCTCATTGGTAGTGGCAAGTTTGTAACAATGGCTATTGTTGCTGAAGATGGTCAGCCATTAGAAGAATCATCAGCAGATAATCAAGAATGGCTTGTGAAAACCGCTGTTACAGACAAGCGTGTGCTTCAGTGGATGCTAGTACTGAGTCAAATAG GTCTTGATGTTATTAGAACGGATCGTTATCTCTGCTTTTATGAGAGTGAGAGTAACCAAGCAAGACTTTGGGATGTTCTTGCTATATACACATGGCTGAATCCTGATATTGGTTATGTTCAAG GAATGAATGATATTTGTTCTCCGATGATAATACTACTAGAAGATGAAGCTGATGCTTTCTGGTGCTTTGAGCGTGCAATGAGAAGACTG agAGAAAACTTCAGGACAACCGCAACGTCAATGGGGGTCCAGACTCAGCTTGGTATGCTCTCACAGGTTATTAAGACAGTTGATCCTAGACTGCACCAACATCTAG AGGATTTAGACGGTGGAGAGTATCTGTTTGCTATAAGGATGTTGATGGTTTTGTTCAGGAGAGAGTTCTCCTTCCTTGATGCCTTGTACCTTTGGGAG ATGATGTGGGCTATGGAGTacaatccaaacaatttttcatCGTATGAAAAACCAGAGAACGGAACCAAACAGGATCCGAGGTTACTGAAACAGTATGGTAAGTTTGAGAGGAAGTATATAAAGAGTGGTCAAAACGAGCAACACCACAACACGCTAGCTGTTTTCGTTGTGGCTAGTGTTCTTGAAACAAAGAACAAACGTCTACTGAAAGAGGCTAAAGGCCTAGACGACGTTGTTCAg ATATTGGGTGGTATTGCGGGTAATTTGGACGCTAGAAAAGCGTGTAAAGAAGCGTTGAAGATTCATGAAAAGTTCCTGAGAAAG
- the LOC106415247 gene encoding rab GTPase-activating protein 22 isoform X1, whose product MIGCRFMWKSEDLQGFFPVRSECQSDVPRTRFKSRVGKTLSRRRWHAAFTKDGHLDMERVLRRIQRGGIHPSIKGEVWEFLLGGYDPDSTFDERTKLRNHRREQYYAWKEECQKMVPLIGSGKFVTMAIVAEDGQPLEESSADNQEWLVKTAVTDKRVLQWMLVLSQIGLDVIRTDRYLCFYESESNQARLWDVLAIYTWLNPDIGYVQGMNDICSPMIILLEDEADAFWCFERAMRRLRENFRTTATSMGVQTQLGMLSQVIKTVDPRLHQHLEDLDGGEYLFAIRMLMVLFRREFSFLDALYLWEVTRPHGHFVMMWAMEYNPNNFSSYEKPENGTKQDPRLLKQYGKFERKYIKSGQNEQHHNTLAVFVVASVLETKNKRLLKEAKGLDDVVQILGGIAGNLDARKACKEALKIHEKFLRKANKQ is encoded by the exons ATGATTGGTTGTAGATTTATGTGGAAATCCGAAGATTTGCAAGGTTTCTTTCCAGTTAGATCAGAATGTCAATCAGATGTTCCAAGAACACGATTCAAATCAAGG GTTGGCAAAACTCTAAGTAGAAGAAGATGGCACGCAGCGTTTactaaagatggtcatttggaTATGGAGAGAGTCCTTCGTCGTATACAGCGAGGG GGGATTCATCCATCAATCAAAGGAGAGGTTTGGGAGTTTCTGTTAGGTGGTTACGATCCAGACAGCACGTTTGATGAAAGAACCAAGCTAAGGAACCACAGAAG GGAGCAGTACTATGCTTGGAAAGAAGAATGTCAGAAGATGGTTCCTCTCATTGGTAGTGGCAAGTTTGTAACAATGGCTATTGTTGCTGAAGATGGTCAGCCATTAGAAGAATCATCAGCAGATAATCAAGAATGGCTTGTGAAAACCGCTGTTACAGACAAGCGTGTGCTTCAGTGGATGCTAGTACTGAGTCAAATAG GTCTTGATGTTATTAGAACGGATCGTTATCTCTGCTTTTATGAGAGTGAGAGTAACCAAGCAAGACTTTGGGATGTTCTTGCTATATACACATGGCTGAATCCTGATATTGGTTATGTTCAAG GAATGAATGATATTTGTTCTCCGATGATAATACTACTAGAAGATGAAGCTGATGCTTTCTGGTGCTTTGAGCGTGCAATGAGAAGACTG agAGAAAACTTCAGGACAACCGCAACGTCAATGGGGGTCCAGACTCAGCTTGGTATGCTCTCACAGGTTATTAAGACAGTTGATCCTAGACTGCACCAACATCTAG AGGATTTAGACGGTGGAGAGTATCTGTTTGCTATAAGGATGTTGATGGTTTTGTTCAGGAGAGAGTTCTCCTTCCTTGATGCCTTGTACCTTTGGGAGGTGACAAGACCTCATGGTCACTTTGTT ATGATGTGGGCTATGGAGTacaatccaaacaatttttcatCGTATGAAAAACCAGAGAACGGAACCAAACAGGATCCGAGGTTACTGAAACAGTATGGTAAGTTTGAGAGGAAGTATATAAAGAGTGGTCAAAACGAGCAACACCACAACACGCTAGCTGTTTTCGTTGTGGCTAGTGTTCTTGAAACAAAGAACAAACGTCTACTGAAAGAGGCTAAAGGCCTAGACGACGTTGTTCAg ATATTGGGTGGTATTGCGGGTAATTTGGACGCTAGAAAAGCGTGTAAAGAAGCGTTGAAGATTCATGAAAAGTTCCTGAGAAAG